GAAATGTACTCGCTCTCGGTGCTCGTGTACCGAGATATTCGCGGGAAATGATTCGCaatacacaaacacaaacacacacacacacacacagcggCGATATTTATCGTAACCGAAAGAGGCCAAAGCGAAAggcaaaaaatcaaaacaaagcaaaacaaaacaaatcaaatcaaatccaaGCGAAGCAAAGctgaaattgtttattatagtGTGTTCGTATCCGTACACTAGTCTCTCAATTGTATCTGTATTCACTTAGCATGGCCCGCAGCCAAACAGCTGACTCTTCCCTCTCcaccaattttattttaatatctggCCATTACGCCTCGAGTTGCGGCACGAAATTATAGAAACATATTTGAGCGGAATTCAGACAGTAATTGGCCACTCTATATAAGGAGAATTATACATTAGCTGACCACAATATCCGGACTTCAAAGTGCGTGCAAAGCCTAGTgaatcaaaactatttttataaatttatatgcaaCTATATCTTTAAGTAAAATGACTAACTCCCACTTAACTGCTGTTAAGAAAACGTTGAGTATAGTAGTTTTATGAATTATCAACCAGCTTTATCTTTAAATGCACTTTACCCTGAAtgttatgttttcaaaataaattgcttagaTTGCGTCTTTGATCAAAAGCCAACAATTGATACAAGTTTTGATAGctaaatctttaaataaagtatgacattttcaaaataaactgCTTAGCATGCGCCTATGAACCAAAAGCCAACaattgatacatttttttattgccatgTGGTATTTTAAATAGTCATTCTCCAATTTCCGAGTGTCAAGCttaactgttttttattttttgtactgTCACTCCCGAGTTCGCAGCAAACCAGTGATAAGTAGTACAGCTAGTTACGCTGACCTTTAATCCCCACCTACTTATTACTTGCTCTGTGCACATCGAGGGCTTCCCAATCAATCAATTTCGACCAACAACTAGCTCAACAAATTTGCACCCAAAAAGCTGTAATGTTAATTGGCATTGGTCCGCTGCACTCGTCGGCGTCGGCGGACTTATCAATCGAAGTCCGGTCCGGCATGCAACCAACCGACCAACTGACCACTAATGAAAACGCACTCGGCACTTTGGCCCAAGGTATGTGTGTGTTCAGACGACACAATTCATGAATGAAACAAAAAGCAGAGCGAACTCTGGCCTTTTCAATGTGGGAGTGGGAGGTGGGTGATTGGCTGAATCATTCATTGAGTGCTGGAAGCACGAAAGGGGAAATAAACGTTGCTGATTGATCCATTGATTGACAATTCAGGGCGTTATCATGAGGAGCTAACCCGGGGAATAAGGATTAATTATGGAGCTAAAGTTGAACCGCTGTCTCAGCGCCGATAGTGAGGGCATTCAGAACTCCAGCTTCGAAatatctgcatctgcatcatCATCCCAGTTGGATGTCAATCGCAGGAGATCCGAGTATGTCTCGGCCTATGCCGAAATGGAACAGCAGCGCTCCAGGTCCTTGGTGCAGACCAAGTTGACCAAGAACGGCTGCTGTGTCAGTGCACTGCAAAAGAGGCCCAAGTAGGAATCAACAAAAACCCTCTAGAGATATTCTACAAATGgcacacaattaaaaattcttcttTGATTATTTTCAGGTCCCAGAACAACCTATGCAATGGCGGCTTGGGCAACAGCAATCACGCCTTGGCGCCCAAGGTGGCCAACAATAGTGGCAGTAGTGCCAATGGCCAGAAGAAGGGCACCATCGCCCTGTCACATCTGCCCCAACGACCGCCGGTGGACATCGAGTTCTGTGATATCTCCTACTCGGTCGCCGACGGCCATCGGCGGGGATTCAAGACCATCCTCAAGAGCGTCTCGGGCAAGTTCCGAAATGGCGAGATCACAGCCATTATGGGACCCTCCGGTGCCGGAAAAAGCACGCTGATGAACATCCTGGCGGGATACAAGTGAGTTCAACATTTAATCTTattcagtttgtttttctttcgtCATACATTTTCGgaatgtttttcaaattaaatttatatcagGACTTCATTAGTTTGAtctgttaatttttaaatcagtttTAAATTGTAGGAATAAAGGCTatgcaaaacatttatttaataatgcccatttttttgtttttaaatttttaatggaaaGCCTTCAGCCGTTATCAGTTTTACATTTTGGTCCTTTGAGCCggatacaaaaatgttaagatAGATCAGATTAAGTAAGATAATTGAAAAGAAAGTACACATaagtaaatacttttattttaaaaatagtgaTCATTCCAATAGCTCAAAAAGGGAACACACAAACCGACTTTCCCAATTTTTTAGTCTACTTTGACTGACAAACTCATTTTTTTGTCCCTAGGACTGCCCAACTTAGTGGTTCTGTGCTGATCAACAGCAAGGAGCGAAATCTGCGGCGCTTTCGGAAGCTCTCCTGTTACATCATGCAGGACGATGTGCTGATCGGCAATCTAACCGTTCGCGAGGCCATGATGGTGGCTGCCAACCTCAAGCTGGGCAAGAATATGATCAGTTACGCCAAAGTGGTGGTTGTTGAGGAGATCCTCGAGACGATTGGCCTAAAGGAGTCGGTAAACACCCTGACATGCAACCTGTCCGGTGGGCAAAGGAAACGACTATCGATCGCCCTCGAACTGGTCAACAATCCACCCGTGATGTTCTTCGACGAACCCACCTCCGGACTGGACAGTTCAACCTGCTTCCAGCTCATTTCGCTGCTGAGATCACTGGCCCGCGGAGGACGCACCATAGTCTGTACAATTCACCAGCCATCGGCGCGGCTTTTCGAGAAGTTCGATCATCTGTATTTGCTGGCTCAGGGACAATGTGTCTACGAGGGCAGAGTGAAGGGTCTGGTGTCGTATCTCTCTTCGTTGGGCTACGAATGCCCTTCGTATCACAATCCTGCCGATTACGTTTTGGAGGTGGCATCTGGCGAGTACGGAGATGCTGTACCGAAACTGGTGCAGGCAGTGAAAAGTGGAGCTTGCAAAAAGTATGCGCAAAAGGATTATGTACAAACCTTGGCCCAAAAGAGCTGCAACAATGATATCGTCAAGGGCAGGGGAAGTGGGGCGGAGAATACGACAGCTACGTTAACCCTACAGGATGAGAAGCCGCCACTGGAACGCTCCAGTGCCGAAGACCCCGCGGAGCTAAAGCCACCGAAGCTGGAGTCTCAACAGTCTCAAAACTCCGACTGCAGCGTTGTGAATATGCCAACAACTGGTGTGGACGACAGCTGCAGCTTTAGCTCTTCGAAAGGCACCCAAAATGCGGTGGGTTCGGGCTCGGGCGGACCCAGTGCCGTTGTGGGCTGCATGACCTCGCTGCTGGATTCGCACGAGAGCGTCGTCACACTTCCCAACAAGACGGGTTTCCCCACCAGCGGATGGACACAATTCTGGATCCTGCTCCAGCGCTCATTTCGCACCATTCTTCGCGACAAAATGCTGACCCACATGCGGCTCTTCTCGCACATCATTGTGGGAGCAATCATCGGAATGATCTACTATGATGTGGGCAACGAGGCCAGCAAAATCATGAGCAATGCCGGTTGCATCTTCTTCGTCTCACTGTTCACAACCTTTACGGCAATGATGCCCACCATTTTGACCTGTGAGTTTATGGATTTCCAAGTTTTTTTGACCTTTTACAATAATCTGGAATCTTTAATTCGCAGTTCCCACTGAAATGTCAGTGTTCGTGAGGGAGCATCTCAACTACTGGTACTCACTGAAGGCTTTTTACTTTGCCAAGACCATAGCGGACCTGCCGTTTCAGGTGagtaaaattatttcatttcaataaattccttgaaaaatgtttatctttGTATGGTTGCTGAGTTTgttcaaatttgtttcttaGAATCTTCTTTAAGTCACAACTGTTAATCCTGTATATTCTCTTACAGATCGTCTTCTCCAGCGTCTACGTTCTGGTGGTGTACTACCTAACCTCGCAGCCGATGGAATTGGAGCGGGTGTCAATGTTTGTGCTCATCTGCGTGCTTAACTCACTGGTGGCACAATCGCTGGGACTGCTGATCGGGGCGGGGATGAATATCGAAACGGGCGTATTCCTCGGCCCCGTGACGACTATACCCACGATATTGTTCTCCGGGTTCTTTGTTACCTTTGACACCATACCTGGCTATCTGCAATGGGTGACGTACGTCAGTTATGTGCGTTATGGGTTCGAAGGTGAGTTTGAAAGCCTTTGCACTGTATTATCATAAACTCATAAAAACGATTTCGTTTTCTTAAGGTGCCATGGTGGCCATCTATGGAATGGATCGGGCCAAGATGGAGTGCAACCAAATATATTGCCACTATCGTGTGCCAAAGAAGTTCCTCGAGCAGATGTCCATGGAAAATGCTCTGTTTTGGGTGGATGCCGTTGCCCTGATTGGAATCTTCTTTGCCCTGCGCATCGTAGCATATTTTGTGCTGCGATGGAAACTGCACATGATCCGCTAAACGGACGATTCGCGGGATTTGTTCATAGTCTagggttattattattatcatacGTTAGAGATCACCTGTacatagaaaacaaaaaatgggcAAGGAATGTGGGGATAGTAGTTGGAAGGTAGGATGGATATGGATTGTAACTAGGCGTAGCTTTACCGCATTCTTCAACTTTCGCCCCTCGGGCTTTGTACGTTTATACAGACAAGAGACATACATACACActtacaaaatcaaaagtgTCGAAGAGACGattctaaatatatttccatGGATACACATATTCATATACCCATACAGTAGCTGTTCTGCATACCAAAACAAATGGAATTTACATagatctatatatatataaataggaTTACCCACGTAGAACCCCACTTACACATACTCACTAAACTTGAGGTATAATTCTTGTGACCAAGCAGAAAAGAGTCTGAACTTAAGTAGGTTGAAAACATAACAAACTGTAGAGAAGATCCAGATCCTTCAGTGTGGAATTCAAAAGAAGACGATGGCGACAACGACGACTTTCTCCCAACGTTCTTCACTCCGTCCCCATGTTTTACTCTCTCAAATTCTCTTTCTGCAAGAGATGAAACCACCTTTTTCTACTTTTTCGGTATCCTATTTTGAACCCAGAAAGGAACCAGTGTGCAATCGAGCGGAAGTTAAGGCGAATGTGGAAATGCGGAAACGGAAACCATTCCCTTGTGATAGAAATAGCGGAGCAGTTCGGGTTGGGAAATCCGTTTCCCGGACAGGGGAggtagaaaatataaaagtgaGGGGGAACCTGGCCAACTGGTGATATCAAGCAATTACTATTATTACGAGCACGTTTGAAGGCGATGGGGATACAACCGGATTTGTGTTAGCTACGCGTATTTGTGATTATAACCTTTTTAATTTAGTACatgtttagtttaattttatacgTCTACATTTATCAtgccaaaataaatgcaattttcatttaaacagCACACTCTCTCTTTGCccaataagttttttaattttctctttgTTATGCCAAAGTTAAAGACAAAGTAAATCTGAGTTAGGTATTACGGGAGGGATTCTGAGTGATacgcaaaacaaaatgaactCTTTTTGAACAGAAATCGTTGGCAAACATATTCGGGATACTTTGAGGAGCATATTGTAGCATTACTGTCTATTAAGCAATCTATTGACGACGCCCCCGAATATATCTGTCGTATTTggtgtattgtattgtatattTCGGTAGTTTGTAGCGCATGTTACCCCTGAACACAAAAGTTAAAGAATGGTCATTATTGTACACAAAGACATATTACAGATTACTGTCAAAACCTGGTagagtatttttaataaagaatcCAAAGCATCATCAAGTCAAGAAGAGAATTTGACTATTTCATTTCgcaagttaaaaaatttgctttaataTGTTGTATGAATCTTCACAACACGCCACCTATTGAGTAAATTGCTTATGCTAGCGTGGACAATAACCACATTCACTAGCCGATGCAACAACCATCAAAATCACCCTCTTTTGGTCATTTTTGTCGAATGTCTTCTACACCCGTCCTGGTTGGGTTCCATGCTTATAGATAATATCACTGTTGACGTCCGTCCACGTAGTGACAATTAGCTGGAAGCATCCattattgttttaatcaaACATAAACACGAtgatatacaatttttaccaaaaaaaattaaattaaaataaattttggtaAAACTCATAGTTATcgttacaaaatttaatatcagAAATTTTTGAAGTTAAAAGTGCGAATGTCACTTTATGCTTACCTCGTCAAGATgtgctttttttaaatatttaatataagaaaagaataagtttattttataaaacaagaaaatgagtaataaaatataaatataaaaaaaatggtgagGATCTAATTTTGGTCGTCTTGAAATTTTTTCGTCTTACTCAAACCACTTAAATTCGAAAGCTGCaccattttaagtttttttgaagtgtttaataatttacatattcattatataattttaaattgttttactaaataaaaacgGGTGTTTCAGCCTTGTATTTCTAATATAAATTGCACTgtcattttggtttttgacAGCCATGGGGGGCGTAGGCCAAAAAATCACCCCTCCTTGGGAAGGATCAAAGAGC
The genomic region above belongs to Drosophila gunungcola strain Sukarami chromosome 2L unlocalized genomic scaffold, Dgunungcola_SK_2 000037F, whole genome shotgun sequence and contains:
- the LOC128253514 gene encoding ATP-binding cassette sub-family G member 4 isoform X2; its protein translation is MELKLNRCLSADSEGIQNSSFEISASASSSQLDVNRRRSEYVSAYAEMEQQRSRSLVQTKLTKNGCCVSALQKRPKSQNNLCNGGLGNSNHALAPKVANNSGSSANGQKKGTIALSHLPQRPPVDIEFCDISYSVADGHRRGFKTILKSVSGKFRNGEITAIMGPSGAGKSTLMNILAGYKTAQLSGSVLINSKERNLRRFRKLSCYIMQDDVLIGNLTVREAMMVAANLKLGKNMISYAKVVVVEEILETIGLKESVNTLTCNLSGGQRKRLSIALELVNNPPVMFFDEPTSGLDSSTCFQLISLLRSLARGGRTIVCTIHQPSARLFEKFDHLYLLAQGQCVYEGRVKGLVSYLSSLGYECPSYHNPADYVLEVASGEYGDAVPKLVQAVKSGACKKYAQKDYVQTLAQKSCNNDIVKGRGSGAENTTATLTLQDEKPPLERSSAEDPAELKPPKLESQQSQNSDCSVVNMPTTGVDDSCSFSSSKGTQNAVGSGSGGPSAVVGCMTSLLDSHESVVTLPNKTGFPTSGWTQFWILLQRSFRTILRDKMLTHMRLFSHIIVGAIIGMIYYDVGNEASKIMSNAGCIFFVSLFTTFTAMMPTILTFPTEMSVFVREHLNYWYSLKAFYFAKTIADLPFQIVFSSVYVLVVYYLTSQPMELERVSMFVLICVLNSLVAQSLGLLIGAGMNIETGVFLGPVTTIPTILFSGFFVTFDTIPGYLQWVTYVSYVRYGFEGAMVAIYGMDRAKMECNQIYCHYRVPKKFLEQMSMENALFWVDAVALIGIFFALRIVAYFVLRWKLHMIR
- the LOC128253514 gene encoding ATP-binding cassette sub-family G member 4 isoform X1, encoding MNELQASSVPLVDKCSSHAVIVPATKSPNKVSDSAATTAPNAVLYTSGNMSLTTLSTGSSIPIANPNPKQEPAPLLSQLKLTNDLKQNTHGSQNNLCNGGLGNSNHALAPKVANNSGSSANGQKKGTIALSHLPQRPPVDIEFCDISYSVADGHRRGFKTILKSVSGKFRNGEITAIMGPSGAGKSTLMNILAGYKTAQLSGSVLINSKERNLRRFRKLSCYIMQDDVLIGNLTVREAMMVAANLKLGKNMISYAKVVVVEEILETIGLKESVNTLTCNLSGGQRKRLSIALELVNNPPVMFFDEPTSGLDSSTCFQLISLLRSLARGGRTIVCTIHQPSARLFEKFDHLYLLAQGQCVYEGRVKGLVSYLSSLGYECPSYHNPADYVLEVASGEYGDAVPKLVQAVKSGACKKYAQKDYVQTLAQKSCNNDIVKGRGSGAENTTATLTLQDEKPPLERSSAEDPAELKPPKLESQQSQNSDCSVVNMPTTGVDDSCSFSSSKGTQNAVGSGSGGPSAVVGCMTSLLDSHESVVTLPNKTGFPTSGWTQFWILLQRSFRTILRDKMLTHMRLFSHIIVGAIIGMIYYDVGNEASKIMSNAGCIFFVSLFTTFTAMMPTILTFPTEMSVFVREHLNYWYSLKAFYFAKTIADLPFQIVFSSVYVLVVYYLTSQPMELERVSMFVLICVLNSLVAQSLGLLIGAGMNIETGVFLGPVTTIPTILFSGFFVTFDTIPGYLQWVTYVSYVRYGFEGAMVAIYGMDRAKMECNQIYCHYRVPKKFLEQMSMENALFWVDAVALIGIFFALRIVAYFVLRWKLHMIR